A genomic region of Aureimonas populi contains the following coding sequences:
- the malQ gene encoding 4-alpha-glucanotransferase — protein MTEWLDDLAASHGIQTRYITEQGEEARIPDHAKEALLRILKVDPASGEAGHFEGAQHKATRACHMPDWLAAHRVWGVACQLYALRSRRSLGLGDFEDLARLAEIAARGGASFLGVSPLHALFLADPARCSPYSPSTRRFLNPLYIAVDRLPGGPEAIEALRAKEPSLFETLDGDLVDYPAVGRLKRTLLRALFEESTHDAAFDAFRVSGGKALREFTLFEAISAMEVEAGRHAGWHEWSQEMHHLSGGEAGRFARDNEDEITFHQWLQFVADRQLGEAQARARAAGMRVGLYLDFAVGVAPDGADTWADPQLAVPQARVGAPPDLFNAGGQDWGLAPLSPDALAQRGYRPLAEAYRAIMKHAGAIRIDHAMGLARLWWIPQGHESRDGGYVRYPLGAMIDTVADVSDESRCLVIGEDLGTVPDGFRPQAHEANILSYRVLYFERTAGEGFVAPSAYPELALACVSTHDLATLSGWWAGTDVELRAQAGRQDEASTAREREERRGDRKALLSALAREGLLPQGISADAGKMTAELAAAVHRYGARARSLLFAVQLDDMIGARRQPNLPGTMDEYPNWRIRCELPLEEIEADARFQTIARALREERPES, from the coding sequence CGACCACGCCAAGGAAGCGCTGCTGCGCATCCTGAAGGTCGATCCGGCATCCGGCGAGGCCGGGCATTTCGAGGGGGCGCAGCATAAGGCGACACGCGCCTGCCACATGCCCGACTGGCTTGCCGCGCACCGCGTCTGGGGCGTGGCCTGCCAGCTCTATGCCCTTCGCTCCCGGCGCAGCCTCGGGCTCGGCGATTTCGAGGATCTGGCGCGGCTGGCCGAGATCGCCGCACGGGGCGGCGCTTCGTTTCTTGGCGTCAGCCCGCTCCATGCGCTGTTCCTGGCCGATCCCGCTCGCTGCAGCCCCTATTCCCCCTCCACGCGCCGGTTCCTGAACCCGCTCTACATCGCCGTGGACCGGCTGCCCGGCGGGCCGGAGGCCATCGAGGCGCTGCGCGCGAAGGAGCCCAGCCTGTTCGAGACGCTGGACGGCGATCTGGTGGATTATCCGGCCGTGGGGCGCCTGAAGCGGACGCTCCTGCGCGCGCTGTTCGAGGAAAGCACGCACGATGCGGCCTTCGACGCCTTTCGCGTTTCGGGCGGGAAGGCGCTGCGCGAGTTCACGCTGTTCGAGGCGATCTCGGCCATGGAGGTGGAGGCGGGGCGCCATGCGGGCTGGCATGAATGGTCGCAGGAGATGCACCATCTGTCCGGCGGCGAGGCGGGGCGTTTCGCGCGCGACAACGAGGACGAGATCACCTTCCACCAGTGGCTCCAGTTCGTCGCGGACCGCCAGCTCGGCGAGGCGCAGGCCCGCGCCCGGGCGGCGGGGATGCGCGTCGGCCTCTATCTCGACTTCGCCGTGGGCGTCGCGCCGGACGGCGCCGACACCTGGGCCGATCCGCAGCTTGCGGTGCCGCAGGCGCGCGTCGGCGCGCCGCCGGACCTGTTCAACGCCGGCGGGCAGGATTGGGGCCTTGCGCCGCTCTCGCCCGATGCGCTGGCCCAGCGCGGCTACCGGCCCTTGGCGGAAGCCTATCGCGCCATCATGAAACATGCCGGCGCCATCCGCATCGACCACGCCATGGGGCTGGCGCGCCTGTGGTGGATTCCGCAGGGGCATGAATCGCGCGACGGCGGCTATGTCCGCTACCCGCTGGGTGCCATGATCGACACGGTGGCGGACGTTTCCGACGAGAGCCGGTGCCTCGTCATCGGGGAGGACCTCGGCACGGTGCCGGACGGTTTCCGGCCGCAGGCGCACGAGGCCAACATCCTGTCCTACCGCGTCCTCTATTTCGAGCGCACGGCGGGCGAGGGCTTCGTGGCCCCTTCGGCCTATCCGGAACTCGCGCTGGCCTGCGTCTCCACGCACGACCTCGCTACCCTGTCGGGCTGGTGGGCCGGCACGGATGTCGAGCTTCGGGCGCAGGCGGGGCGGCAGGACGAGGCGTCCACGGCCCGCGAGCGCGAGGAGCGCAGGGGCGACCGCAAGGCGCTTCTCTCCGCCCTCGCGCGCGAGGGATTGCTGCCGCAGGGCATCTCGGCGGACGCCGGCAAGATGACGGCGGAGCTGGCGGCGGCCGTCCACCGCTACGGTGCGCGCGCGCGTTCGCTGCTCTTCGCCGTGCAGCTCGACGACATGATCGGAGCCCGCCGCCAGCCGAACCTGCCGGGCACGATGGACGAGTATCCCAACTGGCGCATTCGCTGCGAGCTTCCGCTGGAGGAGATCGAGGCCGATGCGCGCTTCCAGACGATTGCCCGCGCGCTGCGCGAGGAGAGGCCGGAGAGCTGA